In the genome of Streptomyces sp. NBC_00190, one region contains:
- the efeU gene encoding iron uptake transporter permease EfeU, which produces MFGNYLIGLREGLEASLVVCILVAYLVKTERRDALRPVWLGIGIACALSLTFGAMLEFGTQELTFEAQELLGGSLSIISVGLVTWMVFWMKRTARHLKAELHGKLDTALAMGTGALVATAFLAVGREGLETALFVWASVRASGEGSSAPLIGVLLGIATAIVLGYLFYRGALKINLAKFFKWTGAMLVVVAAGVLAYGVHDLQEARFLGGLGDKAFDISATIPPDSWYGTLLKGVFNFQPDPTVVQLTVWALYLVPVLALFFFDRGRPAAPKAQPADAAQAG; this is translated from the coding sequence GTGTTCGGCAACTATCTGATCGGCCTGCGCGAGGGGCTGGAGGCCAGCCTGGTCGTCTGCATCCTCGTCGCGTACCTGGTGAAGACCGAGCGCCGGGACGCCCTGCGTCCCGTGTGGCTCGGCATCGGGATCGCCTGCGCGCTCTCGCTCACCTTCGGCGCGATGCTCGAATTCGGCACCCAGGAGCTGACCTTCGAGGCGCAGGAGCTGCTCGGCGGCAGCCTGTCCATCATCTCGGTGGGCCTGGTGACCTGGATGGTCTTCTGGATGAAGCGCACCGCGCGGCATCTGAAGGCCGAGCTGCACGGCAAGCTCGACACGGCGCTCGCCATGGGCACCGGCGCGCTGGTCGCCACCGCCTTCCTGGCCGTCGGCCGTGAGGGCCTGGAGACCGCGCTCTTCGTGTGGGCGTCCGTACGCGCCAGCGGCGAGGGCTCTTCGGCGCCGCTGATCGGTGTGCTGCTGGGCATCGCGACGGCGATCGTGCTGGGCTACCTGTTCTACCGGGGCGCCCTCAAGATCAACCTGGCGAAGTTCTTCAAGTGGACCGGCGCCATGCTGGTGGTCGTGGCCGCGGGCGTGCTCGCCTACGGGGTCCACGACCTCCAGGAGGCCCGCTTCCTCGGCGGCCTCGGCGACAAGGCCTTCGACATCAGCGCCACCATCCCGCCGGACAGCTGGTACGGGACGCTCCTCAAGGGCGTCTTCAACTTCCAGCCGGACCCCACCGTCGTCCAGCTCACGGTGTGGGCGCTGTACCTGGTGCCCGTGCTGGCGCTGTTCTTCTTCGACCGTGGCCGCCCGGCTGCCCCGAAGGCGCAGCCCGCGGACGCCGCGCAGGCCGGCTGA
- a CDS encoding SDR family oxidoreductase — translation MSESAEKIAVVTGAGSGIGRSVALTLAAAGWAVALAGRRTGPLEETAAAAAQSAGNADVLCVRTDVSDPDEVNALFEAVRDRYGRLDLLFNNAGAFGPGGVPLEDITYEAWRSVVDVNLTGAFLCAQAAFRQMKRQDPQGGRIINNGSISAHVPRPNSVAYTATKHAMTGLTKSLSLDGRPYRIACGQIDIGNAATEMTERMQTGILQANGQLAVEPVMDAADVARTVLHMAELPLEANVQFATVMATAMPYIGRG, via the coding sequence ATGAGCGAAAGTGCCGAGAAGATCGCCGTGGTGACCGGGGCCGGCTCCGGGATCGGCCGTTCCGTGGCCCTGACCCTGGCCGCGGCCGGCTGGGCCGTGGCGTTGGCGGGCCGCCGGACCGGGCCCTTGGAGGAGACGGCCGCCGCGGCGGCGCAGTCCGCCGGAAACGCGGACGTCCTGTGCGTCCGGACGGACGTCAGCGATCCGGACGAGGTCAATGCTCTGTTCGAGGCCGTACGAGACCGGTACGGGCGCCTCGACCTGCTCTTCAACAACGCGGGCGCCTTCGGCCCGGGCGGCGTCCCGCTGGAGGACATCACCTACGAGGCCTGGCGCTCGGTGGTGGACGTCAACCTGACCGGCGCCTTCCTGTGCGCGCAGGCCGCCTTCCGGCAGATGAAGCGGCAGGACCCGCAGGGCGGCCGCATCATCAACAACGGCTCCATCTCGGCGCACGTGCCGCGCCCGAACTCCGTCGCCTACACCGCGACCAAGCACGCGATGACGGGCCTGACCAAGTCCCTGTCGCTGGACGGGCGGCCGTACCGGATCGCCTGCGGCCAGATCGACATCGGCAACGCGGCGACCGAGATGACCGAGCGGATGCAGACCGGCATCCTCCAGGCCAACGGGCAGCTGGCGGTCGAACCGGTGATGGACGCCGCGGACGTGGCTCGCACCGTGCTCCACATGGCGGAGCTCCCACTGGAGGCGAACGTACAGTTCGCGACGGTGATGGCGACGGCCATGCCGTACATCGGGCGCGGCTGA
- a CDS encoding GNAT family N-acetyltransferase, producing the protein MRVLAYEVAALPAELGGQVAALEAAAWPGASPGHDPALAPRALLLVDGDGAVAASLALLYKEIEVAGRTYRAAGLSAVVTRPALRGRGLGGRLVAAARAGLAADPAVDLALFSCDRPLTPFYEAAGFTRLPGTVLVGGTPAEPLATDEPGFDKEVVAAFFTDTPERDRAAFTGVRVPLHPGNTDRLW; encoded by the coding sequence ATGAGGGTGCTGGCGTACGAGGTCGCCGCGCTCCCGGCAGAGCTCGGCGGCCAGGTCGCGGCCCTGGAGGCGGCGGCCTGGCCGGGCGCTTCACCCGGGCACGACCCGGCCCTGGCGCCGCGCGCCCTGCTGCTCGTCGACGGTGACGGCGCGGTGGCCGCCTCGCTGGCGCTGCTGTACAAGGAGATCGAGGTCGCGGGCCGCACGTACCGCGCGGCCGGGCTGAGCGCGGTCGTGACACGGCCCGCGCTGCGCGGCCGCGGGCTCGGCGGCCGGCTGGTCGCGGCGGCCCGCGCCGGGCTGGCGGCGGACCCGGCCGTCGACCTGGCGCTGTTCAGCTGCGACCGGCCGCTGACGCCGTTCTACGAGGCGGCCGGCTTCACGCGGCTGCCCGGCACGGTCCTGGTCGGCGGCACCCCCGCGGAGCCGCTGGCCACCGACGAGCCGGGCTTCGACAAGGAGGTGGTGGCGGCCTTCTTCACGGACACCCCGGAGCGGGACCGGGCCGCCTTCACCGGTGTCCGCGTCCCGCTGCACCCCGGGAACACCGACAGGCTGTGGTGA
- a CDS encoding PhzF family phenazine biosynthesis protein, giving the protein MTDTEVLRYTAFSPDPEGGNPAGVVLDAAGLDDAGMLEIAAGLGYSETAFLTAPPEGLGGEPGRAFTVRYFSPKAEVPFCGHATVATAVALAERIGPGDLVLATRAGTVPVSVTAEDGLLRATLTSVEPHVEDIAPADLAEALAALDWPEADLDPAFPPRIAYAGNRHLVLGAATRARLADLAYDFARLEALMRRLDLTTVQLVHRAGPAEFHVRDPFPVGGVVEDPATGAAAAAFGAYARELGLVPEDAVLTLHQGADMGRPGELTVELRAGDPRVRVGGTGVRIP; this is encoded by the coding sequence ATGACCGACACCGAAGTACTGCGCTACACCGCCTTCTCCCCGGACCCGGAAGGCGGCAACCCCGCCGGGGTCGTGCTCGACGCCGCCGGGCTGGACGACGCCGGGATGCTGGAGATCGCCGCCGGGCTGGGCTACAGCGAGACGGCCTTCCTGACGGCCCCGCCCGAGGGGCTCGGCGGCGAGCCCGGGCGGGCGTTCACCGTGCGGTACTTCAGCCCGAAGGCGGAGGTGCCCTTCTGCGGGCACGCCACCGTGGCCACCGCCGTGGCGCTGGCGGAGCGGATCGGCCCCGGGGACCTGGTCCTCGCGACGCGGGCGGGGACGGTCCCGGTCTCCGTCACCGCCGAGGACGGGCTGCTGCGGGCCACGCTGACCAGCGTGGAGCCGCACGTCGAGGACATCGCCCCGGCCGACCTCGCCGAGGCGCTGGCCGCGCTGGACTGGCCGGAGGCGGACCTGGACCCGGCGTTCCCGCCCCGGATCGCCTACGCCGGGAACCGGCACCTGGTGCTCGGCGCCGCCACCCGGGCCCGGCTCGCGGACCTCGCGTACGACTTCGCCCGCCTGGAGGCCCTGATGCGGCGCCTCGACCTGACCACCGTGCAGCTGGTGCACCGGGCCGGACCGGCGGAGTTCCACGTACGGGACCCCTTCCCGGTCGGCGGAGTCGTCGAGGACCCCGCGACCGGGGCCGCCGCGGCCGCCTTCGGCGCGTACGCGCGCGAGCTCGGGCTGGTCCCCGAGGACGCGGTGCTCACCCTCCACCAGGGCGCGGACATGGGCCGGCCGGGGGAGCTCACGGTGGAGCTGCGCGCCGGGGACCCGCGGGTCCGCGTCGGCGGTACGGGCGTGCGGATCCCCTGA
- a CDS encoding HtaA domain-containing protein, with product MSARPVRAFAVALLAALLGALLPATAARAGTVQGGRLDWGVKSSFQSYVTGPVAKGGFKLKGGAATVGGSLFRFHSATGSYDPASGAFEASYSGGVTFQGHQKPDGVHELDMTVSRPTVRISAGKGTLYVDVSSKAKDTGEVSSRSQVPFATLGLGGVDMKGGASPLTLTNLPATLTEQGAQAFAGYYAAGAQLDPVSLSADVKAAPAADPSQQQPTAQPDTTAAGTPRAPGAFTDAAVDWGVRRTFREYVTGSVGQGAWTLAEGAQDGGALFRFPQGKGTYDGAKGTLDAAFAGTVHFTGAHLDLKLGKVAVTVENGKGVLSADVTTGDGTKNAVALVEFDAASLKTEGGLATLAEAPATLTEGGSQAFGSMYKAGTGMDPVSLAVALDPTANLPALPDLGSAATPTPPSSAPLLAQQAASESSHTGLYVSLAVAVLVLAGGAAFLVVRGRRASAEAP from the coding sequence ATGTCGGCAAGACCCGTCCGCGCGTTCGCCGTCGCCCTGTTGGCGGCCCTGCTGGGCGCCCTGCTCCCGGCCACCGCCGCCCGGGCGGGCACCGTGCAGGGCGGCCGACTGGACTGGGGCGTCAAATCGTCCTTCCAGAGTTACGTCACCGGCCCGGTGGCGAAAGGCGGTTTCAAGCTGAAGGGCGGCGCCGCCACGGTCGGCGGCAGCCTCTTCCGCTTCCACTCGGCGACCGGCTCCTACGACCCCGCCTCCGGCGCCTTCGAGGCCTCCTACTCGGGCGGGGTGACCTTCCAGGGCCACCAGAAGCCCGACGGCGTCCACGAGCTGGACATGACGGTGAGCCGGCCCACCGTCAGGATCAGCGCCGGCAAGGGCACTCTGTACGTGGACGTCTCCAGCAAGGCGAAGGACACCGGCGAGGTCAGCAGCCGGTCCCAGGTGCCCTTCGCCACCCTCGGCCTCGGCGGCGTCGACATGAAGGGCGGCGCGAGCCCGCTCACCCTCACCAACCTCCCGGCCACCCTCACCGAGCAGGGCGCTCAGGCCTTCGCCGGCTACTACGCGGCGGGCGCGCAGCTCGACCCGGTCTCGCTGTCCGCCGACGTCAAGGCCGCACCGGCGGCGGATCCTTCGCAGCAGCAGCCGACCGCGCAGCCGGACACCACGGCCGCCGGGACCCCGCGGGCGCCGGGCGCCTTCACCGACGCCGCCGTCGACTGGGGGGTGCGCCGTACTTTCCGCGAGTACGTCACCGGCTCGGTCGGCCAGGGCGCGTGGACCCTCGCCGAGGGCGCCCAGGACGGCGGCGCGCTCTTCCGCTTCCCGCAGGGCAAGGGCACGTACGACGGCGCGAAGGGCACCCTGGATGCGGCCTTCGCCGGCACGGTCCACTTCACCGGCGCCCACCTGGACCTGAAGCTCGGCAAGGTGGCGGTCACGGTGGAGAACGGCAAGGGCGTGCTGTCCGCCGACGTCACCACCGGCGACGGGACGAAGAACGCCGTCGCGCTGGTGGAGTTCGACGCCGCGTCCCTGAAGACCGAGGGCGGGCTCGCCACCCTCGCCGAAGCCCCCGCCACCCTCACCGAGGGCGGCTCCCAGGCCTTCGGCTCGATGTACAAGGCGGGCACCGGGATGGACCCCGTCTCGCTCGCCGTCGCCCTCGACCCCACCGCGAACCTCCCGGCCCTGCCGGACCTGGGCTCCGCGGCCACGCCCACGCCGCCGTCGTCCGCGCCGCTGCTCGCCCAGCAGGCGGCCTCGGAGTCCTCGCACACCGGGCTGTACGTCTCGCTGGCCGTGGCCGTACTGGTCCTGGCCGGCGGTGCGGCCTTCCTCGTGGTCCGGGGGCGCCGCGCGTCGGCCGAAGCCCCGTAG
- the efeO gene encoding iron uptake system protein EfeO codes for MRPARLTVIAAASVAAALTAVTGCSQKSDAGGDGAIKVAASDSACEVSKTEFPAGKVQIDIENKGSKVTEVYVLFPDARIVTERENIGPGTKASITAEIKAGEYEVVCKPGMKGDGITQKVKATGKGAAAEKRSPEADAAVAAYRAYVVAQAEETLPKAQAFADAVKASDLEAAKKAYAPSRIGWERTEPVAESFGDIDPKVDVREDGLEAGQDPAKDWTGWHRLEKSLWADNKIDDGDKKLADTLITDLTDWQKRVGQAEITPSSIANGAKELLDEVASGKVTGEEERYSHTDLVDFKANVEGAEKAYEVLKAIAAKNDPELVKQLDTQFAAMNTLLDKYRADKASYDFTAYDKVTEAERKELSDGVSALGEPLSKLAAAVTK; via the coding sequence ATGCGCCCCGCCCGCCTCACCGTCATCGCCGCCGCTTCCGTGGCAGCAGCCTTGACCGCCGTCACCGGCTGCTCCCAGAAGAGCGACGCGGGCGGCGACGGCGCGATCAAGGTGGCCGCCTCCGACAGCGCCTGCGAGGTGTCGAAGACGGAGTTCCCGGCGGGCAAGGTCCAGATCGACATCGAGAACAAGGGCTCCAAGGTCACCGAGGTCTACGTCCTCTTCCCGGACGCCCGCATCGTGACCGAGCGCGAGAACATCGGCCCCGGCACCAAGGCCTCCATCACCGCCGAGATCAAGGCGGGCGAGTACGAGGTCGTCTGCAAGCCCGGTATGAAGGGCGACGGCATCACCCAGAAGGTCAAGGCCACCGGCAAGGGCGCCGCCGCGGAGAAGCGCAGCCCCGAGGCCGACGCCGCGGTCGCCGCCTACCGCGCCTACGTGGTCGCGCAGGCCGAGGAGACCCTCCCCAAGGCGCAGGCCTTCGCGGACGCGGTCAAGGCCAGCGACCTCGAGGCCGCGAAGAAGGCGTACGCGCCCTCCCGCATCGGCTGGGAGCGCACCGAGCCGGTCGCCGAGTCCTTCGGTGACATCGACCCGAAGGTCGACGTCCGCGAGGACGGCCTGGAGGCCGGCCAGGACCCCGCGAAGGACTGGACGGGCTGGCACCGCCTGGAGAAGTCCCTGTGGGCCGACAACAAGATCGACGACGGTGACAAGAAGCTCGCCGACACCCTGATCACGGACCTGACCGACTGGCAGAAGAGGGTCGGCCAGGCGGAGATCACCCCCTCCTCGATCGCCAACGGCGCCAAGGAGCTCCTCGACGAGGTCGCCAGCGGCAAGGTCACGGGCGAGGAGGAGCGCTACTCCCACACCGACCTGGTCGACTTCAAGGCCAACGTCGAGGGCGCGGAGAAGGCGTACGAGGTCCTGAAGGCGATCGCCGCGAAGAACGACCCGGAGCTCGTCAAGCAGCTGGACACCCAGTTCGCCGCGATGAACACGCTGCTGGACAAGTACCGCGCCGACAAGGCCTCCTACGACTTCACCGCGTACGACAAGGTCACCGAGGCGGAGCGCAAGGAGCTCTCGGACGGCGTCAGCGCCCTCGGCGAGCCGCTCTCCAAGCTCGCCGCAGCGGTCACGAAGTAA
- a CDS encoding heme ABC transporter ATP-binding protein, which produces MTGAPTGLLSRSRRTVPARPAPGAAFAEAVGLRVRLGPREVLAGIDLTARAGEVLALVGPNGAGKSTLLAALAADLPAASGEVRVDGRAVGDWSAPDLALRRSVLPQSTELSFPFPVEDVVRMGRAPWAGTPLADADEEAVAAAMAATEVTGFAARPFSALSGGERARVALARVLAQRAPLLLLDEPTAALDLRHQELVLRICRERAAAGDAVVVVLHDLGLAAAYADRAAVLHDGRIAADGPPAGVFEDGLLSRVYRQPVEVIPHPRTGTPLVVPVREVARRSAVRNGRPDLTCA; this is translated from the coding sequence ATGACCGGCGCACCGACCGGGCTGCTCTCCCGCAGCAGGCGCACCGTCCCGGCCCGGCCCGCCCCCGGCGCGGCCTTCGCCGAAGCCGTGGGACTGCGGGTCCGGCTCGGGCCGCGCGAGGTCCTCGCCGGCATCGACCTGACCGCCCGGGCCGGGGAGGTACTGGCCCTGGTGGGCCCGAACGGCGCGGGCAAGTCCACCCTGTTGGCAGCCCTCGCCGCCGACCTCCCCGCCGCCTCCGGAGAGGTACGGGTCGACGGCCGCGCGGTGGGCGACTGGAGCGCCCCCGATCTGGCGCTGCGCCGCTCGGTACTCCCCCAGTCGACCGAACTGTCCTTCCCGTTTCCCGTGGAGGACGTCGTACGGATGGGCCGCGCGCCCTGGGCCGGCACCCCCCTCGCCGACGCGGACGAGGAAGCGGTGGCCGCCGCCATGGCCGCCACCGAGGTCACCGGCTTCGCGGCGCGCCCCTTCTCCGCCCTCTCCGGCGGCGAGCGGGCCCGGGTCGCACTGGCCCGCGTACTGGCCCAGCGGGCCCCGCTGCTGCTGCTCGACGAGCCGACCGCCGCGCTCGACCTGCGCCACCAGGAACTCGTGCTGCGGATCTGCCGGGAGCGGGCCGCCGCCGGGGACGCGGTGGTGGTCGTCCTGCACGACCTGGGGCTGGCCGCCGCCTACGCGGACCGGGCCGCCGTCCTGCACGACGGGCGGATCGCCGCGGACGGACCGCCGGCCGGGGTGTTCGAGGACGGACTGCTCAGCCGCGTCTACCGGCAGCCGGTGGAAGTCATTCCGCATCCGCGCACCGGGACCCCGCTGGTGGTGCCCGTACGCGAGGTGGCGCGACGTTCGGCAGTACGGAACGGTCGCCCCGACTTGACTTGCGCTTGA
- the efeB gene encoding iron uptake transporter deferrochelatase/peroxidase subunit, translating into MSESESAAQQQPEQQDAVESAAAPSRRAVLGWGGAGLALGAAAAGGAVAAFGSGPDLVSASAAGAAVPFHGEHQAGIASAVQDRLHFAAFDVKTKDREELIKLLKEWTEAARRMTAGLPVGEGGFGGLPEAPPDDTGEALGLKASRLTLTIGFGPGLFAKNRFGLEGKRPDALVDLELFPGDNLDAARSGGDLCVQACADDPQVAVHAIRQLARIGFGKTVVRWSQLGFGKTSSTTPDEQTPRNMMGFKDGTRNISGTDKAALEKHVWVGAGDGSEWLTGGSYLVARRIRMNIEIWDRTPLQEQEDIFGRDKGEGAPVGKSKERDEPFLKAMKPEAHVRLAHPDSNNGATILRRGYSFTDGSDGLGRLDAGLFFLAYQRDVRKGFIPIQRQLAKSDVLNEYIQHVGSAIFAVPPGVRDKDDWWGRALFA; encoded by the coding sequence ATGTCCGAGTCGGAATCGGCGGCGCAGCAGCAGCCGGAACAGCAGGACGCCGTCGAGTCGGCGGCCGCGCCCTCGCGGCGCGCCGTCCTGGGCTGGGGCGGTGCCGGGCTCGCGCTCGGCGCGGCCGCGGCCGGCGGTGCGGTGGCTGCCTTCGGCAGCGGGCCGGACCTGGTCTCGGCCTCCGCCGCCGGAGCGGCCGTGCCGTTCCACGGCGAGCACCAGGCCGGTATCGCCAGCGCCGTGCAGGACCGTCTGCACTTCGCGGCCTTCGACGTGAAGACGAAGGACCGCGAGGAGCTGATCAAGCTCCTCAAGGAGTGGACCGAGGCGGCCCGCCGCATGACGGCCGGCCTGCCGGTCGGCGAGGGCGGTTTCGGCGGCCTCCCCGAGGCTCCGCCGGACGACACCGGCGAGGCGCTCGGCCTGAAGGCCTCCCGCCTGACCCTGACCATCGGTTTCGGGCCGGGCCTGTTCGCCAAGAACCGGTTCGGACTGGAGGGCAAGCGCCCCGACGCGCTGGTCGACCTGGAGCTGTTCCCGGGCGACAACCTGGACGCGGCCCGCTCCGGCGGCGACCTCTGCGTCCAGGCCTGCGCCGACGACCCGCAGGTCGCCGTGCACGCGATCCGCCAGCTGGCCCGCATCGGCTTCGGCAAGACCGTGGTGCGCTGGTCGCAGCTGGGCTTCGGCAAGACCTCGTCGACCACGCCCGATGAGCAGACCCCGCGCAACATGATGGGCTTCAAGGACGGCACCCGGAACATCTCGGGCACCGACAAGGCGGCCCTGGAGAAGCACGTGTGGGTCGGCGCGGGCGACGGCAGCGAGTGGCTGACCGGCGGCTCGTACCTGGTGGCCCGCCGGATCCGGATGAACATCGAGATCTGGGACCGCACGCCCCTGCAGGAGCAGGAGGACATCTTCGGCCGCGACAAGGGCGAGGGCGCCCCGGTCGGCAAGTCCAAGGAGCGCGACGAGCCGTTCCTGAAGGCGATGAAGCCGGAGGCGCACGTCCGCCTCGCGCACCCGGACAGCAACAACGGTGCGACGATCCTGCGCCGCGGCTACTCCTTCACGGACGGCTCGGACGGTCTGGGCCGCCTCGACGCGGGCCTGTTCTTCCTCGCCTACCAGCGCGACGTCCGCAAGGGCTTCATCCCGATCCAGCGCCAGCTGGCGAAGTCCGACGTCCTCAACGAATACATCCAGCACGTGGGTTCGGCGATCTTCGCCGTCCCGCCGGGCGTCCGCGACAAGGACGACTGGTGGGGCCGGGCACTGTTCGCGTAA
- a CDS encoding PhzF family phenazine biosynthesis protein: MVFCAGDGRYGNLLGVVRDGRTCPDDASRQALAAELGYSETVFVDDPERGVVDIRTPGTRMSFAGHPLVGVAWLLDIEELQPPAGSVWARDDGEFTWITARPEWVEGKRTEQYASPADVEALPAPPPGEGWLYAWAWEDEAAGRVRARGFPRRADGVIAEDEATGSAAILLTAQLNRALNITQGAGSQILTAPGPDGTVEIGGRVRFAPGGIGGRSGSGIGVGVGG, encoded by the coding sequence ATGGTCTTCTGCGCGGGTGACGGCCGGTACGGCAACCTGCTCGGTGTCGTCCGCGACGGCCGGACCTGCCCCGACGACGCGTCGCGGCAGGCGCTGGCCGCCGAACTCGGCTACAGCGAGACGGTGTTCGTCGACGACCCCGAGCGCGGGGTCGTCGACATCCGCACGCCCGGCACGCGGATGTCCTTCGCGGGACATCCGCTGGTCGGGGTCGCGTGGCTGCTGGACATCGAGGAGCTCCAGCCGCCGGCCGGATCCGTATGGGCGCGTGACGACGGGGAGTTCACCTGGATCACGGCCCGCCCCGAGTGGGTCGAGGGCAAGCGCACCGAGCAGTACGCGAGCCCCGCCGACGTCGAGGCGCTGCCGGCGCCGCCGCCGGGCGAGGGCTGGCTGTACGCGTGGGCCTGGGAGGACGAGGCCGCGGGACGGGTCCGGGCCCGCGGCTTCCCGCGCCGCGCCGACGGGGTCATCGCCGAGGACGAGGCCACAGGCTCGGCGGCGATCCTGCTGACGGCCCAGCTGAACCGCGCCCTGAACATCACCCAGGGCGCCGGCTCCCAGATCCTCACCGCCCCCGGCCCCGACGGCACGGTCGAGATCGGCGGCCGCGTCCGCTTCGCCCCGGGCGGCATCGGTGGCCGCAGCGGAAGCGGCATCGGCGTCGGCGTCGGGGGCTAA
- a CDS encoding heme/hemin ABC transporter substrate-binding protein, translating to MPTPAASHRFPRLAPAVAALALALALTGCGGTATTPGPSARTAAADRVEPLAPAPLPALPVTVPSADGTQVSVTSADRVVPLTGSLSEIVHTLGLGGQVVARDITATFEQAAHLPVVTRGHDVSAESVLSLRPTLVLAETTSGPAEAVQQIRDAGIPVLVVAPAKSLDDVPKRIAAVAAALGVEEAGERLNRRTADRIAAARKDVPAGSGTKPRVAFLYLRGTASVYLLGGSDSGAASLLEAAGAVDTGKESGLGKDFTPITSEALAGAAPDAILVMSKGLESVGGVDGLVKIPGVTQTPAGMDRRVVTIDDGVLLGYGPRTDQVLASLVAQLYGKGA from the coding sequence GTGCCTACGCCCGCCGCGTCACACCGCTTTCCCCGTCTCGCTCCCGCCGTGGCAGCACTGGCCCTGGCACTCGCGCTGACGGGCTGCGGAGGTACGGCCACCACCCCGGGCCCATCCGCCCGGACCGCCGCCGCGGACCGGGTGGAACCGCTCGCCCCGGCGCCGCTGCCCGCACTGCCGGTGACCGTGCCCTCGGCGGACGGGACCCAGGTGAGCGTCACTTCGGCGGACCGGGTCGTCCCGCTGACCGGCAGCCTCAGCGAGATCGTCCACACGCTCGGCCTCGGCGGGCAGGTCGTGGCCCGGGACATCACCGCCACCTTCGAACAGGCCGCGCACCTGCCGGTGGTGACCCGCGGCCACGACGTCTCCGCCGAGAGCGTGCTCTCGCTGCGGCCGACGCTGGTGCTGGCGGAGACCACCAGCGGTCCCGCCGAGGCGGTTCAGCAGATCCGCGACGCGGGCATCCCGGTGCTGGTCGTGGCCCCGGCCAAGTCCCTGGACGACGTGCCGAAGCGGATCGCGGCGGTGGCCGCCGCGCTCGGCGTCGAGGAGGCCGGGGAACGCCTGAACCGGCGCACGGCCGACCGGATCGCCGCCGCCCGCAAGGACGTTCCGGCCGGCTCCGGGACAAAGCCCCGGGTGGCCTTCCTCTACCTGCGCGGCACCGCCTCCGTCTACCTGCTGGGCGGTTCAGACTCCGGGGCCGCCTCGCTGCTGGAGGCGGCGGGCGCGGTCGACACCGGCAAGGAGTCCGGGCTCGGCAAGGACTTCACCCCGATCACCAGTGAGGCCCTGGCGGGCGCCGCCCCCGACGCGATCCTGGTGATGTCCAAGGGCCTCGAATCGGTCGGCGGCGTCGACGGCCTGGTGAAGATCCCGGGCGTCACCCAGACCCCGGCCGGCATGGACCGCCGGGTGGTCACGATCGACGACGGCGTCCTGCTGGGCTACGGCCCGCGCACGGACCAGGTGCTCGCCTCCCTGGTCGCCCAGCTCTACGGCAAGGGCGCCTGA
- a CDS encoding FecCD family ABC transporter permease, protein MPTATPGATAGATTADPAAAERPRRRTAFALTAALVACLILLALLSAGVGAYRIPLGDVLTSVQHRAGLGGAPLDRVGESVLWNVRLPRVVLALLVGGSLGCAGALMQGVFGNPLAEPGVIGISAGAAVGAVAAIGLGLSFLGDWTVTVCAFAAGLITVGSVYFLSRDGGRTEVVTLILTGIAVNAFAGALIGLFVFLADSGQVNQITFWQLGSLAQATWPKVLAVLPCAAAGLLIAPFHSRRLDLLALGERPARHLGIDVERLRLAVILVVALLTAAAVAVAGVITFVGLLVPHLLRMAGGPGHRFLVPGSALAGAVVLVAGDLAARTVAQPAELPLGVLTALLGSPFFFWLLRRTRRRQGGWA, encoded by the coding sequence ATGCCGACAGCCACCCCCGGCGCCACGGCCGGCGCGACGACGGCCGATCCCGCCGCAGCCGAACGGCCCCGCCGCCGCACGGCGTTCGCGCTCACCGCCGCGCTGGTCGCCTGCCTCATCCTCCTCGCCCTGCTCTCCGCGGGAGTCGGCGCCTATCGGATCCCGCTCGGGGACGTACTCACCTCCGTCCAGCACCGCGCGGGCCTCGGCGGGGCGCCGCTCGACCGGGTCGGGGAGAGCGTGCTGTGGAACGTACGGCTGCCCCGCGTCGTGCTCGCGCTGCTCGTCGGCGGCAGCCTCGGCTGCGCGGGCGCCCTCATGCAGGGCGTGTTCGGCAATCCGCTCGCCGAGCCCGGCGTCATCGGGATCTCGGCCGGCGCGGCCGTCGGCGCGGTCGCCGCCATCGGGCTCGGGCTCAGCTTCCTCGGCGACTGGACGGTCACGGTCTGCGCGTTCGCCGCCGGCCTGATCACCGTCGGCTCCGTCTACTTCCTCTCCCGCGACGGCGGCCGGACCGAGGTCGTCACCCTCATCCTCACCGGCATCGCCGTCAACGCCTTCGCCGGCGCCCTCATCGGCCTGTTCGTCTTCCTCGCGGACAGCGGCCAGGTCAACCAGATCACCTTCTGGCAGCTCGGCTCCCTCGCCCAGGCCACCTGGCCCAAGGTGCTCGCCGTACTCCCCTGTGCCGCCGCGGGCCTGCTGATCGCCCCCTTCCACTCCCGCCGGCTCGACCTGCTCGCACTCGGCGAACGGCCCGCCCGCCACCTCGGGATCGACGTCGAGCGGCTGCGCCTGGCCGTCATCCTGGTCGTGGCGCTGCTCACCGCCGCCGCGGTCGCCGTGGCCGGCGTCATCACCTTCGTCGGACTGCTCGTCCCGCACCTGCTGCGCATGGCGGGCGGCCCCGGCCACCGCTTCCTGGTGCCCGGCAGCGCCCTCGCCGGGGCCGTCGTCCTGGTCGCGGGCGATCTGGCCGCCCGTACCGTCGCCCAGCCCGCCGAACTGCCGCTCGGCGTACTGACCGCGCTGCTCGGCAGCCCGTTCTTCTTCTGGCTGCTGCGCCGCACCCGCCGCAGGCAAGGAGGCTGGGCATGA